From the Octadecabacter antarcticus 307 genome, one window contains:
- the katG gene encoding catalase/peroxidase HPI, producing the protein MDGADVKDMNENQGKCPVMQGTHQSIGTSANQHWWPESLNLKPLNQNSAQSNPMGGEFAYADAFETLDLDAVVADLTALMTDNQDWWPADYGHYGPFFIRMAWHSAGTYRVGDGRGGAGSGSQRFAPLNSWPDNGNLDKARRLLWPIKQKYGAALSWADLMILTGNVALETMGFETHGFAGGRADIFEPEEDIYWGPETEWLGDDSQRYGDPRELIGDLAAVQMGLIYVNPEGPMGNPDPLLSAHDIRETFLKMAMNDEETVALTAGGHTFGKAHGAADPNAHVGAEPEGASLIEMGLGWTNSFGSGKGVDTITSGIEGAWTPTPTTWDMAYFDVLFGYDWELTKSPAGANQWQAKDLADKDHAPTADGKDKTFIMMTTADMAMRMDPAYEKISRDFHANPDKFATAFAKAWYKLTHRDMGPYELGLGKLVPATAESWQDPVPAVDHALIAGADVDALKAAIAASGLTAAQMVSTAWASAASFRGSDKRGGANGARVRLNPAKDWEVNDPAALALVLAKLEQVRHDFGKPVSLADTIVLAGSVGVELAARAAGHTITVPFHAGRTDAAQNDTDVESYAWLEPKADGFRNFIEAGALRSPAEHLIDRAQLLTLSAPEMTVLVGGLRVIGANTGGSSHGVLTDHPGSLSTDFFTNLLDMGTVWTEANGVMEGRARTSKNGGDAVKWTATTVDLVFGSNSILRALSEVYASSDASTKFVTDFVAAWVKVMELDRFDLR; encoded by the coding sequence ATGGACGGCGCAGACGTAAAAGACATGAACGAGAATCAGGGCAAATGTCCGGTGATGCAGGGCACGCATCAATCAATCGGCACGTCGGCGAACCAACATTGGTGGCCAGAATCCCTGAACCTGAAACCGCTGAACCAGAATTCTGCCCAAAGCAATCCGATGGGCGGAGAATTTGCCTACGCCGATGCGTTCGAAACGCTTGATCTGGACGCGGTGGTTGCTGATCTGACCGCGTTGATGACTGACAACCAGGACTGGTGGCCCGCCGATTACGGCCATTACGGACCGTTCTTTATTCGCATGGCGTGGCACAGCGCTGGTACCTACCGCGTTGGGGATGGCCGTGGCGGGGCAGGGTCGGGCAGCCAGCGGTTTGCGCCGCTCAATTCTTGGCCAGACAACGGCAACCTCGACAAGGCGCGTCGTTTGCTGTGGCCGATCAAACAGAAATACGGGGCCGCGCTGTCATGGGCAGATTTGATGATCCTGACGGGCAATGTCGCGCTTGAAACCATGGGCTTTGAAACCCACGGTTTTGCTGGTGGTCGGGCAGATATTTTCGAACCTGAGGAAGACATTTATTGGGGGCCGGAAACCGAATGGCTTGGCGATGACAGCCAACGTTACGGCGATCCGCGTGAACTGATTGGTGATCTTGCGGCCGTGCAGATGGGTCTAATCTACGTCAACCCAGAAGGCCCGATGGGCAATCCTGATCCATTGCTGTCTGCCCATGACATTCGTGAAACGTTCCTAAAGATGGCGATGAACGACGAAGAAACTGTTGCGCTGACTGCTGGCGGCCATACCTTTGGCAAAGCCCACGGTGCGGCCGATCCGAATGCACATGTCGGCGCTGAGCCTGAGGGCGCATCGCTGATCGAAATGGGTCTCGGCTGGACCAACTCGTTTGGGTCCGGCAAAGGCGTTGACACGATCACTTCCGGCATCGAGGGCGCATGGACGCCAACACCGACCACATGGGACATGGCGTATTTCGACGTGCTGTTCGGCTATGACTGGGAACTGACGAAATCCCCCGCCGGTGCAAACCAGTGGCAAGCTAAGGACCTTGCGGACAAGGACCATGCCCCCACCGCCGACGGCAAGGACAAGACGTTCATCATGATGACCACCGCTGATATGGCGATGCGGATGGACCCGGCGTATGAAAAAATCAGTCGCGATTTTCACGCCAACCCCGACAAATTCGCCACAGCATTCGCCAAAGCGTGGTACAAGCTGACGCACCGCGACATGGGCCCTTATGAATTGGGTCTGGGTAAACTGGTTCCGGCCACGGCTGAAAGCTGGCAAGATCCGGTTCCTGCGGTTGATCATGCGTTGATCGCTGGCGCTGATGTGGATGCGTTGAAAGCGGCAATCGCGGCGTCTGGATTAACGGCGGCGCAAATGGTCAGCACGGCGTGGGCATCTGCGGCATCATTCCGCGGGTCCGACAAACGCGGCGGGGCCAATGGTGCGCGCGTTCGTTTGAACCCTGCCAAGGATTGGGAGGTCAACGATCCAGCAGCACTGGCCTTGGTTCTGGCGAAGTTGGAACAGGTGCGCCACGATTTTGGCAAGCCGGTGTCATTAGCAGATACGATTGTTCTAGCAGGGTCCGTCGGGGTTGAACTTGCGGCGCGCGCGGCAGGTCACACCATCACCGTGCCATTCCACGCGGGTCGCACAGATGCAGCGCAGAATGACACAGATGTCGAAAGCTATGCATGGCTTGAACCAAAAGCCGACGGGTTCCGCAACTTTATCGAGGCGGGTGCGCTGCGCTCTCCTGCTGAGCACCTGATTGATCGTGCGCAACTGCTGACGTTGTCTGCGCCAGAAATGACCGTTCTGGTCGGTGGTTTGCGGGTGATCGGCGCCAACACGGGCGGATCATCGCACGGTGTGTTGACGGACCACCCCGGGAGCCTGAGCACCGATTTCTTCACCAATCTGCTCGATATGGGCACGGTGTGGACTGAAGCGAACGGCGTCATGGAAGGCCGTGCAAGGACGTCTAAGAACGGTGGCGATGCGGTGAAATGGACGGCGACAACAGTTGATCTGGTGTTCGGGTCCAATTCGATCCTGCGCGCCCTGTCAGAGGTTTATGCGTCAAGCGATGCGTCCACCAAGTTCGTGACAGACTTCGTCGCAGCTTGGGTTAAAGTGATGGAACTGGATCGCTTCGATCTACGCTAA